A single window of Elusimicrobiota bacterium DNA harbors:
- a CDS encoding glycosyltransferase family 2 protein has product MKFSIVTISYNQARFIESAIKSVIQQRSNINLEYIVVDANSTDSSIDIIKKYENQIDRFISEPDLGPADGLNKGFSYATGDIWGYLNADDILEPGALKRIEKYFSEFPQADIIAGHCHIIDQQGKKLQKCFSHYMTPLKYLRRHAVLIQQSTFFRRTIFEKVGGFNVNNDIAWDGELIFEMLKNRAKLKIVNDILSSFRLHPDSISGKKSYSPKLDKFYLRLYEKNKFTKKNNLINYLFYILHWLTQPSVLYQRLIDQLQHPKRII; this is encoded by the coding sequence TTGAAGTTTTCAATTGTTACTATTTCTTATAATCAGGCACGATTTATAGAATCGGCGATAAAATCTGTTATTCAACAGAGAAGCAATATTAATTTAGAATATATAGTTGTAGATGCTAATAGTACCGATTCAAGTATAGATATAATTAAGAAATATGAAAATCAAATAGACAGATTTATTTCTGAGCCAGATTTAGGTCCAGCAGATGGACTGAACAAGGGGTTTTCTTATGCTACTGGGGATATTTGGGGATATTTAAATGCAGACGATATTTTAGAACCCGGTGCACTGAAAAGAATTGAAAAATATTTTTCTGAATTCCCACAAGCTGACATTATAGCGGGACATTGCCATATCATTGATCAACAAGGTAAAAAATTACAAAAATGTTTTTCTCATTATATGACACCTTTAAAATATTTAAGACGTCATGCTGTTTTAATTCAACAATCTACTTTTTTTAGAAGAACAATTTTTGAAAAAGTTGGAGGCTTCAATGTGAATAATGATATAGCCTGGGATGGTGAACTTATATTTGAAATGCTAAAAAATAGAGCCAAATTAAAAATTGTTAACGATATTTTAAGTTCATTTAGGTTACATCCGGATTCCATCTCCGGCAAAAAATCTTATTCTCCCAAACTTGACAAGTTTTATTTAAGACTTTACGAAAAAAATAAGTTTACTAAAAAAAATAATTTGATAAATTATTTATTTTATATTTTACATTGGTTAACACAACCATCCGTACTGTACCAAAGATTAATAGACCAATTACAACATCCTAAAAGAATAATTTGA
- a CDS encoding glycosyltransferase, with amino-acid sequence MKVLHVIQSLDPNLGGLPTALKGLIALENEIQVNHDILSSHSNFEEADFYNTGFFLFKKSFPKRFNRSKGAIQFLKKNICEYDLLVVHSVWTLIGYASAKIAKENNIPYILWPHGSLDPFDLKKKSILKKLLGPIFIKSLLDYATAICCTSQKEIEKLETYNSDAAINVLPLPIIIDQIEGSRERFRKKYNYQEGDFVLLFISRINYKKGLNIIVEGFSRIHEEFPFLKLFIAGSGDKDYLNKLHSWIKFYNLQNKVIYSGMVLQQEKADAFLGGDLFVLPSMNENFGLAIFEALYYGLPVLISKNVYLWQDIVENGGGLACDYSVESFCEKIKEFLYDRNEYLRMKKKSTMLAKEYLPTNLASNYKLFYSKILTHNMK; translated from the coding sequence ATGAAAGTATTGCATGTGATCCAGAGCTTGGATCCTAATCTTGGAGGTTTGCCAACCGCTCTCAAAGGCTTAATAGCATTGGAGAATGAAATTCAAGTTAACCACGACATACTTTCAAGCCATTCAAACTTTGAAGAAGCGGATTTTTATAATACTGGTTTTTTTTTGTTTAAGAAAAGTTTTCCTAAAAGATTTAACAGGTCAAAAGGAGCAATTCAATTTTTAAAGAAAAACATTTGTGAATATGATCTATTAGTCGTACATAGTGTGTGGACCCTTATTGGCTATGCTTCTGCAAAAATTGCAAAGGAAAATAATATTCCGTATATACTTTGGCCACACGGTTCTTTAGACCCATTCGATTTAAAAAAAAAATCAATATTAAAAAAATTATTGGGCCCAATATTTATTAAATCACTTCTAGATTATGCAACCGCAATATGTTGTACTTCACAAAAAGAAATTGAAAAATTAGAAACGTACAATTCTGATGCTGCTATAAATGTTTTACCTTTACCAATAATAATTGATCAAATTGAAGGTTCTAGAGAAAGATTTCGTAAAAAATATAATTATCAAGAAGGTGATTTTGTTTTGCTATTTATTTCTCGTATTAATTATAAAAAAGGATTAAATATAATTGTTGAGGGATTTTCAAGGATTCATGAGGAGTTCCCTTTTCTAAAACTGTTTATCGCTGGTAGCGGAGACAAAGATTATTTGAATAAACTACATAGTTGGATTAAATTTTATAATTTACAAAATAAGGTCATTTATTCAGGAATGGTATTGCAACAAGAAAAGGCTGATGCCTTTCTTGGAGGGGATCTTTTTGTATTACCTTCTATGAATGAAAATTTTGGATTAGCAATTTTTGAAGCACTTTATTATGGATTGCCGGTACTAATTAGTAAAAATGTATATTTGTGGCAGGACATTGTAGAAAATGGTGGCGGACTAGCTTGTGATTATTCTGTAGAAAGCTTTTGTGAAAAAATAAAAGAGTTCCTTTATGATAGAAATGAGTATTTACGGATGAAAAAGAAAAGCACTATGCTTGCAAAAGAATACTTACCAACCAATCTTGCAAGTAACTATAAGCTATTCTATTCTAAAATATTAACTCATAATATGAAGTAA
- a CDS encoding FkbM family methyltransferase — protein sequence MKAIKNFIRFFINPQVISCLLKKQPVSLSSFRNVENLKKYFKEINTILDVGANKGQFALAASCYYPNSNIYSFEPSELTYQHLLKNMGAKKNIKLFNFGLGDINGELEFYENSFDQISSFSKINFKNNNTIYKKSKILVGKALIKKLDDIFNSLNIEYPILLKLDVQGLEDKVLKGALKTLKNIDYILLELAFEKLYEDQLLFHDMNRYLNALGYNLIAPVGFNYGDDNRIIEIDALFKRIEK from the coding sequence TTGAAGGCCATTAAAAATTTCATCAGGTTTTTTATAAATCCACAGGTTATAAGTTGTTTATTAAAAAAACAACCAGTGTCACTTTCCTCTTTTAGAAATGTTGAAAACTTAAAAAAATATTTTAAAGAGATAAATACAATATTAGATGTTGGAGCAAATAAAGGCCAGTTTGCATTAGCGGCTAGTTGTTATTATCCGAATTCAAATATTTATTCATTTGAACCCTCAGAATTAACTTATCAGCATCTTCTGAAAAACATGGGCGCAAAAAAAAATATTAAGCTTTTTAACTTTGGCTTAGGCGATATTAATGGTGAGCTTGAATTTTATGAAAATTCTTTTGATCAAATAAGCTCATTTTCGAAAATAAATTTTAAAAATAATAACACGATATATAAGAAATCGAAAATACTTGTAGGCAAGGCATTAATTAAAAAATTAGATGATATATTTAATTCTCTGAATATTGAATACCCTATTTTATTAAAACTAGATGTTCAGGGATTAGAAGATAAGGTATTAAAAGGTGCATTAAAAACGTTAAAAAATATTGATTATATATTATTAGAGCTAGCATTTGAAAAGTTATATGAAGATCAATTGTTGTTTCATGATATGAATAGATACTTAAATGCTTTAGGCTATAATCTAATAGCACCAGTCGGATTTAATTATGGTGATGATAATAGGATTATTGAAATAGATGCACTATTTAAAAGGATCGAAAAATAA
- a CDS encoding NAD(P)-dependent oxidoreductase, which produces MTSNKIRILVTGGSGFIGTNLIEKFLYDNYEVLNIDISEPKNKLHFKFWKQCDIRNKKNLFGAILDFSPHYTVHLAARTDLNGTCLEDYDTNTTGIKNMIEALNEIKSLKRVIFVSSMYVCQPGYMPKSYDDFTPHTLYGESKAIGEMIVQNSIQNYEWLIVRPSSIWGPWFGEPYALFFRLLKKRAFFHISSKVCTKTYGYIDNTIYQIEQLLLTNELVIKKIFYLGDYEPYNIKEWADEIAAQYNYRIKTIPYIFLKILAIAGDILKRFGIDFPMTSFRLRNMTIDNICDLSLIKALVPDLPVTRIDGIKKTISWLNYDPKDYKK; this is translated from the coding sequence ATGACATCAAATAAAATTAGAATATTAGTAACAGGGGGTTCTGGTTTTATAGGTACAAATTTAATTGAAAAATTTTTATACGATAATTACGAAGTATTAAATATTGATATTTCCGAGCCAAAAAATAAATTGCATTTTAAGTTCTGGAAACAATGTGATATTAGAAATAAAAAAAATCTTTTTGGTGCAATTCTTGATTTCTCACCACATTATACGGTACACTTAGCTGCGAGGACAGATTTAAATGGTACTTGCCTTGAAGACTATGATACAAATACTACTGGCATTAAAAATATGATTGAAGCCTTGAACGAAATTAAATCATTAAAACGGGTGATTTTTGTTTCTTCGATGTATGTTTGTCAACCTGGGTACATGCCTAAAAGTTATGATGATTTTACACCACATACACTTTATGGGGAAAGTAAAGCTATTGGTGAAATGATAGTTCAGAATTCAATCCAGAATTATGAATGGTTAATTGTACGACCGTCATCTATCTGGGGTCCTTGGTTTGGTGAACCATATGCCCTTTTTTTTAGATTATTAAAGAAGAGAGCTTTTTTTCATATCAGTTCAAAAGTATGTACTAAAACTTATGGATATATCGATAATACTATTTACCAAATTGAACAATTATTACTTACTAATGAACTGGTCATAAAAAAAATATTTTATCTAGGAGACTATGAGCCGTATAATATTAAAGAGTGGGCTGATGAGATTGCGGCTCAGTACAATTATCGAATTAAAACTATCCCTTATATTTTTTTAAAGATATTAGCAATTGCGGGAGACATCTTGAAAAGATTTGGTATTGACTTCCCGATGACTTCATTTCGTTTAAGAAATATGACAATAGATAATATATGTGACTTATCTTTAATAAAAGCTTTAGTCCCGGATTTGCCAGTAACAAGAATTGATGGAATTAAAAAAACAATCAGTTGGTTAAATTATGATCCGAAAGATTATAAAAAATAG
- a CDS encoding WecB/TagA/CpsF family glycosyltransferase codes for MIRKIIKNREYFFWNEIKFINKKNISFPNDVLKAKLVMAPAAPALVENYDNQSYYESLRESDFSIIDSSFFALLCRTKFIKVYKYSGYRLIQDFIDYLNREKQTIFFIDPNENSTVLNRTFILNNTKIDEDNFHNYIAPFYDCHSKIYDAKLLEKLEFIKPRIIIIGIAGGKQELLGNYLKKNLTFTTTILCTGAALAFFTGEQAKINYKIDKYYLGWLFRILSNRKVFLPRYLRAFKFIPIFYRHKLS; via the coding sequence ATGATCCGAAAGATTATAAAAAATAGAGAATACTTTTTTTGGAATGAAATAAAATTTATTAATAAAAAGAATATTTCATTCCCAAATGATGTTTTAAAAGCTAAACTTGTAATGGCACCAGCAGCACCGGCTTTAGTTGAAAATTATGACAATCAATCTTATTATGAATCTCTTAGAGAGTCAGATTTTTCAATTATTGACAGCTCATTTTTTGCACTCCTTTGCAGGACAAAATTCATTAAAGTATATAAATATAGTGGTTATAGACTCATTCAGGATTTTATAGACTACCTAAATAGAGAAAAGCAGACAATTTTTTTTATTGACCCAAATGAAAATTCTACTGTACTAAATAGAACATTTATCCTAAATAATACAAAAATTGATGAGGATAATTTCCATAATTATATCGCTCCCTTTTACGATTGTCACAGTAAAATATATGATGCTAAATTGTTAGAAAAATTAGAATTCATTAAACCACGAATTATTATTATTGGTATTGCAGGAGGCAAACAAGAATTACTTGGAAATTATTTAAAGAAAAATCTGACTTTTACTACAACTATTCTTTGCACAGGAGCGGCACTTGCTTTTTTTACAGGAGAGCAAGCTAAAATAAATTATAAAATAGACAAATATTATCTTGGTTGGTTATTTAGAATTCTAAGTAATCGTAAAGTTTTTTTACCTAGATATTTAAGGGCATTTAAATTCATTCCAATTTTTTATCGTCATAAATTATCATAA